A single Halarcobacter anaerophilus DNA region contains:
- a CDS encoding inositol monophosphatase family protein, with amino-acid sequence MKDKLIEIIKEAGELLKEGYFSNKEVNFKAKKDLVTKYDVAVENFLKNRFSKEFPSFTLIAEESDNTDIKFGDSIIIDPIDGTTNFVNQVPHTAISVGVYKNKEPYIGVVYNPILNELYEAKTGCGSFLNGKKIEVSKENDFQKSLISTGFPYTSGSNQNDLNDVIKKIEIILPKCQDIRRLGSAALDLCYVARGTYEGYYEMNLKAWDVSAGILILSEAGGKISNINGEEYKLFDDKYIVATNGYIHKELILNLNAK; translated from the coding sequence ATGAAAGATAAATTAATAGAAATAATAAAAGAAGCCGGTGAACTTTTAAAAGAGGGATACTTCTCAAACAAAGAGGTCAACTTTAAGGCAAAAAAAGACTTAGTTACCAAATATGACGTAGCAGTTGAAAACTTTTTAAAAAATAGATTTTCAAAAGAGTTCCCCTCTTTTACTCTTATAGCAGAAGAATCAGACAATACTGATATTAAATTCGGCGATTCAATAATAATTGATCCTATTGACGGTACAACGAATTTTGTAAATCAAGTTCCTCATACTGCTATTTCTGTAGGTGTATATAAAAATAAAGAACCGTACATAGGTGTAGTTTATAACCCGATTTTAAATGAGTTATATGAAGCAAAAACAGGTTGTGGATCTTTTTTAAACGGCAAAAAAATTGAAGTTTCAAAAGAGAATGATTTCCAAAAATCTTTAATATCAACAGGTTTCCCTTATACTAGCGGTAGCAATCAAAATGATCTAAATGATGTAATCAAAAAAATTGAGATAATTTTGCCAAAATGTCAAGATATAAGAAGATTAGGTTCTGCTGCACTTGATTTATGTTATGTAGCAAGAGGGACATATGAAGGGTATTATGAAATGAATTTAAAAGCATGGGATGTTAGTGCGGGTATTTTAATCTTGTCAGAAGCAGGCGGAAAAATTTCAAATATAAACGGTGAAGAATATAAACTTTTTGATGATAAATATATCGTAGCTACGAACGGATATATTCATAAGGAATTAATACTAAATTTAAATGCGAAGTAA
- the glmS gene encoding glutamine--fructose-6-phosphate transaminase (isomerizing) — translation MCGIVGYIGKKDTTKFILEGLRELEYRGYDSAGMALLNDEKIDVFKALGKLVNLEDKIKKATLGDYTLGIGHTRWATHGKPTELNAHPHLGEYSYVVHNGIIENYKEIKDELIEKGVKFISQTDTEVIVHLFENYNNKINDTAQAFKNTISRLKGAFSILLISKAAPNKIFFFKNGSPLIVARGKEEGEVMFASSDAPLIGLADDVVYLEDQVGGIASASSIEFLNDNYSWSRLPTSKQFAQKDGFRFFMEKEIYEQSDVVSDCMIGRLKDKEINFDEIDSSILEGIKEIKICACGTSFHAAITSSYLFERLSKIKCNVEVASEFRYKDPLLTKDTLFVVISQSGETADTLEALKMAKKAGLKSLVICNVNNSSMTRLADYTILTRAGIEKGVASTKAFSTQTVVLWMLSLYFAKIKGSIDEQTLQKELKALREVPKTLIVESKLHEKCRRLSKRYLHGHGFFFIGRDVFYPLALEGALKLKEISYLHAEGYPAGEMKHGPIALADPELFTIALMPENMLYDKIKSNVEELSARDSTICTISPLDFELSDDFIKTQKLEHYMLEFFEMLVVLQLLSMEISIRLGNDVDMPRNLAKSVTVE, via the coding sequence GTGTGTGGCATAGTAGGATATATAGGTAAAAAAGATACAACGAAATTTATACTTGAGGGTTTACGAGAGTTAGAATACAGAGGTTATGATTCTGCTGGGATGGCTCTTTTAAATGATGAAAAAATTGATGTTTTTAAAGCATTGGGTAAATTAGTTAATTTAGAAGATAAAATAAAAAAAGCTACATTAGGAGACTATACCTTAGGAATAGGGCATACAAGATGGGCAACACACGGAAAACCTACAGAACTGAATGCTCACCCTCATCTTGGAGAATACTCTTATGTAGTGCATAATGGAATTATTGAAAATTATAAAGAGATAAAAGATGAATTGATAGAAAAAGGTGTTAAGTTTATATCTCAAACAGATACTGAAGTAATAGTTCATCTTTTTGAAAATTATAATAATAAAATAAACGACACTGCACAAGCTTTCAAAAATACGATATCTAGATTAAAAGGAGCTTTTTCTATTCTTTTAATCTCAAAAGCAGCTCCAAACAAAATATTTTTCTTCAAAAACGGAAGTCCTTTAATTGTGGCAAGAGGAAAAGAAGAGGGTGAAGTTATGTTTGCTTCATCTGATGCGCCTTTAATTGGACTTGCGGATGATGTTGTATATTTAGAAGATCAAGTAGGAGGCATTGCTTCTGCTTCTTCAATAGAGTTTTTGAATGACAATTACTCTTGGAGCAGACTTCCTACTTCAAAACAGTTTGCCCAAAAAGACGGTTTCAGATTCTTTATGGAAAAAGAGATTTATGAACAAAGTGATGTAGTAAGTGACTGTATGATAGGGCGTTTAAAAGATAAAGAGATAAATTTCGATGAAATAGACTCTTCTATATTAGAAGGCATAAAAGAGATTAAAATTTGTGCTTGCGGAACATCTTTTCATGCAGCAATTACCTCTTCGTATCTTTTTGAAAGACTCTCAAAAATCAAATGTAATGTAGAAGTTGCAAGTGAATTTAGATATAAAGATCCTCTTTTGACAAAAGATACGCTTTTTGTAGTAATATCACAAAGCGGTGAAACGGCAGATACCTTGGAAGCTTTGAAGATGGCAAAAAAAGCAGGACTTAAATCTTTAGTTATTTGTAATGTAAACAACTCTTCTATGACAAGACTTGCCGATTATACAATTTTAACAAGAGCAGGAATTGAAAAAGGGGTTGCTTCAACTAAAGCCTTCTCTACTCAAACAGTAGTTTTATGGATGTTGTCTCTTTATTTTGCTAAAATAAAGGGTTCTATTGATGAGCAAACTTTGCAAAAAGAGTTGAAAGCTTTGAGAGAAGTTCCTAAAACTTTGATTGTAGAGAGTAAGCTTCATGAAAAATGCAGAAGATTATCTAAAAGATATCTTCACGGTCATGGTTTTTTCTTTATAGGACGAGATGTCTTTTACCCATTGGCGCTGGAAGGTGCTTTAAAATTAAAAGAAATTTCATATTTGCATGCAGAAGGATATCCCGCAGGTGAAATGAAACACGGTCCAATAGCATTGGCAGATCCGGAATTGTTTACAATTGCTTTGATGCCTGAAAATATGTTATATGATAAAATTAAATCAAATGTTGAAGAGTTAAGTGCAAGGGACAGTACTATATGTACGATTTCACCTCTTGATTTTGAATTAAGTGATGATTTTATCAAAACTCAAAAATTAGAACACTATATGTTAGAGTTTTTTGAGATGTTAGTTGTATTGCAACTTCTATCAATGGAGATTTCAATACGATTAGGAAATGATGTTGACATGCCGAGAAATTTGGCGAAGTCCGTAACTGTTGAATAA